One genomic segment of Catalinimonas alkaloidigena includes these proteins:
- a CDS encoding TRAP transporter large permease: protein MPDILPIILFLSIFLLILFGFPVAFTLGGVSILFGLVTFGPDFFYLLPLRVFGTMTNYVLLAVPLFIYMGIMLEKSGLAESLLETMALLFGRFKGGLAISVIIVGAMLAASTGIVGATVITMGLISLPTMLKRGYSAELATGTIASSGTLGQIIPPSVVLVLLGSVLNVSVGDLFTAALVPGLALVGCYLLYVVGVATFKPSVAPPMPAEEIAEFRREGMLKRVIAAFVLPFLLIAAVLGSIFAGIASPTEAAAVGAMGASLLTILQGRFNIKVLKEVMQETTHLTCMVFIILVGATAFALVFRGMEGDRYLVELIEQANLSPMAFLAIVMVVVFVAGFFIDFIEIIFIIVPVVAPIFSAMGIDLIWIGILLALNLQTSFLSPPFGFSLFYLKGVAPPQVTTGHLYRGIIPYVIIQLVFLALVVIFPELVTFLLED, encoded by the coding sequence ATGCCTGATATACTGCCGATTATTCTCTTTCTGTCTATTTTCCTGTTAATTCTTTTTGGCTTTCCGGTGGCCTTTACGCTAGGTGGAGTATCCATCTTGTTTGGGTTGGTAACATTCGGTCCGGACTTCTTTTACCTGCTGCCCCTGCGCGTCTTCGGCACCATGACGAATTATGTGCTGTTGGCGGTACCGCTGTTCATCTATATGGGAATAATGCTGGAAAAATCCGGCCTGGCGGAGAGCCTGCTGGAAACGATGGCCTTGCTATTTGGTCGCTTTAAAGGGGGGTTAGCCATTTCAGTGATCATTGTAGGAGCGATGCTGGCCGCATCAACGGGAATTGTAGGAGCCACGGTTATTACCATGGGCCTGATCAGCCTGCCTACCATGCTCAAACGTGGATATAGTGCTGAGCTGGCTACGGGGACCATTGCTTCTTCAGGAACGCTGGGGCAGATCATTCCACCCTCGGTGGTACTGGTACTTTTGGGAAGTGTATTGAATGTATCAGTAGGCGACTTATTTACCGCTGCGCTCGTACCCGGACTGGCGCTGGTGGGATGCTATTTGCTGTATGTGGTGGGAGTGGCAACTTTTAAGCCGAGCGTAGCGCCTCCCATGCCTGCTGAAGAGATTGCTGAATTTAGAAGAGAGGGAATGTTGAAAAGAGTAATTGCTGCCTTTGTGCTGCCTTTTCTGCTCATCGCAGCCGTATTGGGGTCTATCTTCGCGGGTATTGCCTCTCCTACCGAGGCAGCAGCAGTGGGCGCTATGGGTGCTTCTTTGCTAACAATCCTTCAGGGACGCTTTAACATAAAAGTGCTGAAAGAAGTGATGCAGGAGACTACTCATTTGACCTGTATGGTGTTTATTATCCTTGTAGGAGCTACCGCTTTCGCCCTGGTCTTTCGTGGTATGGAGGGAGACCGCTATCTGGTGGAGCTAATTGAGCAGGCCAACCTTTCACCCATGGCTTTTCTGGCAATTGTAATGGTAGTGGTATTTGTTGCTGGCTTTTTTATTGATTTTATAGAGATCATTTTCATCATAGTACCAGTAGTAGCACCTATTTTTAGTGCAATGGGCATAGATTTAATATGGATTGGAATTCTGCTGGCGCTGAACTTACAGACTTCTTTTCTCTCTCCACCCTTTGGCTTCTCTCTCTTTTACCTGAAAGGCGTAGCCCCACCGCAAGTCACTACCGGTCATTTGTACAGAGGCATCATCCCTTATGTGATTATACAATTGGTTTTTCTGGCTTTGGTGGTCATCTTCCCTGAGCTCGTTACTTTTCTGTTGGAAGATTAG
- a CDS encoding polysaccharide deacetylase family protein, which produces MYKTVYSTFFFIFIGYFGIAQPSTSPMQWPDGKRMALSLSFDDGRPSQVDVGTPLFDRYDAKATFYLVPSAVEQRLSKWKQAASNGHEMGNHSQKHPCSGNFLWARDKAIETYSLEQMEKELKDANQQIEQMLGVTPTTFAYPCGQTYVGRGTQTQSYVPIVAELFTAGRGWLDEAPNDPSYCDMAQITGVSMDAKDFDEIKPMIEAAAAQGLWLVLAGHDIGEEGAQTTRTEMLEALIQYAQDPDNGIWLAPVGEVADYVVAER; this is translated from the coding sequence ATGTACAAGACTGTCTATTCTACTTTTTTCTTCATTTTTATTGGCTACTTTGGCATAGCTCAACCTTCTACTTCTCCCATGCAATGGCCAGACGGTAAACGTATGGCGCTCAGCCTGAGCTTTGATGACGGACGTCCCAGCCAGGTGGATGTGGGAACACCGCTCTTTGATCGCTATGATGCCAAAGCTACTTTCTACCTGGTACCTTCTGCTGTGGAGCAGCGCCTTTCTAAATGGAAGCAGGCGGCGAGCAACGGTCATGAAATGGGCAACCACTCACAGAAGCACCCCTGTTCCGGCAACTTTCTTTGGGCAAGAGATAAAGCTATAGAAACGTATAGTCTTGAGCAGATGGAGAAAGAGCTAAAAGACGCCAATCAGCAGATTGAGCAAATGTTAGGCGTGACACCCACTACTTTTGCCTATCCCTGCGGGCAAACGTATGTAGGGAGGGGTACACAGACACAAAGCTACGTGCCGATAGTCGCAGAATTATTCACAGCAGGGCGAGGATGGCTGGATGAAGCGCCTAATGATCCTTCTTACTGTGATATGGCACAGATTACAGGGGTTTCTATGGATGCCAAAGACTTTGATGAAATAAAACCTATGATAGAAGCTGCTGCAGCGCAAGGTCTTTGGCTGGTACTGGCAGGTCATGATATCGGGGAGGAAGGTGCACAAACTACTCGCACAGAGATGCTGGAAGCCTTGATTCAGTATGCCCAAGATCCGGACAATGGTATCTGGCTGGCCCCGGTTGGTGAAGTAGCGGATTATGTAGTGGCAGAGCGCTGA
- a CDS encoding YrhK family protein produces the protein MKSNFHIFRTIFREYQWIHLSLGIIGNISFFVGSIFFLYESLKDAGVWLFIIGSFGMLIGSLGSAIVKYEEKKQPA, from the coding sequence ATGAAATCTAACTTTCACATTTTTCGGACAATTTTCAGAGAATATCAGTGGATTCACCTTAGCCTTGGGATTATTGGTAATATTTCGTTCTTCGTAGGCAGTATTTTTTTTCTGTATGAGTCACTCAAAGATGCTGGGGTATGGCTATTTATCATTGGATCTTTTGGAATGCTGATCGGTAGTTTAGGAAGTGCCATTGTGAAATATGAGGAGAAAAAGCAGCCTGCTTAG
- a CDS encoding DUF2227 family putative metal-binding protein, translating into MASGKEHTMGSILLTPLAGLVAWHLSGGDQAVTALAAGGCLSGIFISPDLDMPTRTVSETTLLRWSWGVGYIWIFLWYPYALFFKHRGISHCPLVGTCTRLIYMVGLAFLIQEIFRQTMQVDGQLMFWMKDHYLALAIFSAGLAVSDIGHWIMDNF; encoded by the coding sequence ATGGCATCAGGGAAAGAACATACAATGGGGTCAATACTGCTGACTCCGCTGGCCGGTTTGGTAGCCTGGCACCTGAGCGGGGGTGATCAGGCAGTCACGGCACTGGCTGCCGGTGGTTGCCTGAGCGGTATTTTCATAAGTCCCGATCTGGACATGCCGACCCGCACGGTATCGGAAACTACGCTGCTGCGCTGGTCCTGGGGAGTGGGATATATCTGGATTTTCCTCTGGTATCCATATGCCTTATTTTTTAAGCATAGAGGCATCAGCCATTGCCCGCTGGTAGGTACCTGTACGCGCCTGATTTATATGGTGGGCTTAGCTTTTCTGATACAGGAAATTTTTCGGCAAACGATGCAGGTGGATGGGCAGCTGATGTTCTGGATGAAAGATCATTATCTTGCCCTGGCTATTTTCTCAGCGGGCTTAGCGGTTTCAGATATAGGTCACTGGATTATGGACAATTTCTGA